In Archangium lipolyticum, a single genomic region encodes these proteins:
- a CDS encoding MBL fold metallo-hydrolase, with protein MQSLYVRQLKLGPMDNFVYLVGPKDSPEVLVVDPAWDVPAIEKALAEDGKRLVGAFVSHCHGDHTNGLPELLSRHDVPVYAQRAEVDFSEDLRKLAGGAMRPLGPGDALTVGGRGFQALHTPGHTPGSHCLLAQDALVSGDTVFINGCGRCDMRGGDPEAMYRSLSQVLLKVPDSTRLFPGHDYADVPVAAMSDVRQHNPYFAFPDVASFVAYRMRPRR; from the coding sequence ATGCAATCCCTGTACGTGCGCCAGTTGAAGCTCGGGCCGATGGACAACTTCGTCTACCTGGTGGGCCCCAAGGACTCGCCGGAGGTGCTGGTGGTGGACCCCGCGTGGGACGTGCCCGCCATCGAGAAGGCCCTCGCGGAGGACGGCAAGCGCCTGGTGGGCGCCTTCGTCTCGCACTGCCACGGTGACCACACCAACGGGCTGCCGGAGCTGCTCTCCCGGCACGACGTGCCGGTGTACGCGCAGCGTGCCGAGGTCGACTTCTCGGAGGATCTGCGCAAGCTGGCGGGAGGCGCGATGCGCCCCCTGGGCCCGGGGGATGCCCTCACGGTGGGCGGACGCGGGTTCCAGGCGTTGCACACCCCGGGGCACACGCCGGGCTCGCACTGCCTGCTGGCGCAGGACGCGCTGGTGTCCGGCGACACCGTCTTCATCAACGGCTGCGGACGGTGCGACATGCGCGGGGGAGATCCGGAGGCGATGTACCGCTCGCTGTCGCAGGTGCTGCTGAAGGTGCCGGACAGCACGCGGCTCTTCCCCGGACACGACTACGCGGACGTGCCGGTGGCGGCCATGAGTGACGTGCGCCAGCACAACCCGTACTTCGCCTTCCCGGACGTGGCTTCCTTCGTGGCCTACCGGATGCGCCCGAGGCGCTGA